Proteins encoded within one genomic window of Panicum virgatum strain AP13 chromosome 1N, P.virgatum_v5, whole genome shotgun sequence:
- the LOC120655230 gene encoding hydroquinone glucosyltransferase-like, which translates to MESSASTVAASPRPHVVLVASPGAGHLIPMAELARRFVAHHGLAATLVTFTDLSAPNAHSAVLSSLSASQVSTVALPAVSLDDLPADAHISTVLLELIGRSIPHLRALLHDISSAASLAALVPDFFGSTVLPLAAELSVPGYIFSPSNLTVHSLMRNAVELNDGATSGEYCDLPDVLRLPGGMLLRREDYGDGFRSSKEPLYGQLIVEGRRYRAADGFLVNTFHEMEPGNAEELKQAVEQGTFPPVYPVGPLIRPCSDKDDASACLDWLDRQLTGCVVYVSFGSAGALSVEQTAELTAGLEDSGHRFLWVVRMPSLDGENSDKDDPLAWLPEGFLERTSGRGLAVAAWAPQVRVLSHPATAAFVSHCGWNSTLESVATGVPMVAWPLFAEQSVNAALLSENVGVALRPRAARAEGLIAREEIAAAVQEVMGGEEKGRAMRLRAGELQQAAARAGAHGGSSWQMLEEVAGKWKAAALGRQKQ; encoded by the coding sequence ATGGAGTCGTCGGCTAGCACGGTCgctgcctcgccgcggccgcacgTCGTGCTGGTCGCCAGCCCCGGCGCCGGTCACCTCATCCCGATGGCCGAGCTCGCTCGGCGCTTCGTCGCGCACCACGGCCTCGCGGCCACGCTCGTCACCTTCACCGACCTGTCGGCGCCCAACGCCCACTCCGCCGTCCTCTCGTCCCTCAGCGCCTCCCAAGTCTCCACCGTCGCTCTCCCAGCCGTCTCGCTCGACGACCTCCCCGCCGACGCCCACATCAGCACCGTGCTGTTGGAGTTGATCGGCCGCTCCATCCCGCACCTACGGGCCCTGCTCCACGACAtcagctccgccgcctcgctcgCTGCGCTAGTGCCGGACTTCTTCGGCTCCACGGTgctgcccctcgccgccgagctcaGCGTCCCGGGCTACATCTTCTCCCCCAGCAACCTCACCGTGCACTCCCTCATGCGCAACGCCGTGGAGCTCAACGATGGGGCTACTTCCGGCGAGTACTGTGACCTACCGGACGTTCTCCGGCTTCCCGGGGGCATGTTGCTGCGCCGCGAGGACTACGGGGACGGGTTCCGGAGCAGCAAAGAGCCTCTCTACGGGCAGCTCATCGTGGAGGGCCGCCGGTACCGCGCCGCCGACGGCTTCTTGGTGAACACCTTCCACGAGATGGAGCCCGGCAACGCGGAGGAGCTCAAACAGGCGGTGGAGCAAGGTACGTTCCCGCCTGTTTACCCTGTGGGGCCGCTCATCCGACCATGCTCCGACAAAGATGACGCATCGGCGTGCTTGGACTGGCTGGATCGCCAGCTGACGGGATGTGTGGTGTACGTCTCCTTTGGGAGCGCCGGCGCGCTGTCCGTGGAGCAGACGGCTGAGCTCACCGCCGGGCTGGAGGACAGCGGCCACAGGTTCCTCTGGGTCGTGCGCATGCCAAGCCTGGACGGAGAAAATTCCGACAAGGATGACCCACTGGCATGGCTTCCCGAGGGGTTCTTGGAGCGGACGAGCGGCCGTGGCCTCGCCGTGGCGGCATGGGCGCCGCAGGTGCGCGTGCTTTCCcacccggcgacggcggcgttcgTGTCccactgcgggtggaactcgacGCTGGAGAGCGTGGCGACCGGGGTGCCGATGGTCGCGTGGCCGCTGTTCGCGGAGCAGAGCGTGAACGCCGCGCTCCTGTCGGAGAATGTGGGCGTGGCGCTGCGGCCGCGCGCAGCGCGGGCGGAAGGGCTCATCGCGCGGGAGGAGATCGCGGCGGCCGTGCAGGAGGTGATGGGTGgggaggagaaggggcgcgcCATGCGCCTCCGGGCCGGGGAGctgcagcaggcggcggcgcgggcgggcgcgcACGGGGGGTCGTCCTGGCAGATGCTGGAGGAGGTCGCCGGCAAGTGGAAAGCGGCAGCGCTTGGCAGGCAGAAGCAGTAG
- the LOC120655232 gene encoding uncharacterized protein LOC120655232, whose amino-acid sequence MKKQSVLEVQLEHLLCQNGLSKASWCDPLGPCWRRRLHRPLQAGRGPRPRDRRRHRQHRARVRLRSAPRCTRRLERRPHKPVHQVYHHLLLAHGALGAEDGVSGISPTTCSTQCHNSGVTLALCSAIGPLAIHKGYSSWHTNKGYLFEHSQVRYITNAMLLNSMGVVLSSLATTIPDVQKVFEGLLASYPVKLYPLPTTFVDKGPRKSILNVEHVGILPKPPWSLLCLEHGNSKAWSSGWHQFSKTFSLQHTLEGRHAISPHGSLDQFHKSFVSQHCLEELLLNGVHCSMKLMESLLIGKIATYVSDSMATCLWRILLASIWQHRNESSSSLVSNQIMHFAILYAKLMNEGAKDFQLDACFWRGLTCYSDAIVKFASSGYLQINDLDQRNDIDKNKWVLDLDLYCFVFAYGVLQMWLKFSLYLAWLTYSSENVAVHSNDQIARALLNKREVWLKHSNSGSPMFQSTSSEVFTSVLLTKHLVLQFGVSVWCLFSQATDMKLDQINVSYKKLLMIFSWGATYGCKELIICVALDGQHELLITLISAKPQCK is encoded by the exons atgaagaagcaatCTGTGTTGGAGGTGCAACTTGAGCATTTGCTGTGTCAAAATGGACTGAGCAAAGCGTCATGGTG tGATCCTCTCGGGCCCTGCTGGCGACGCCGACTACACCGACCATTGCAAGCTGGACGAGGTCCGCGCCCGCGAGATCGTCGTCGACACCGTCAACATCGAGCGCGAGTTCGCCTTCGATCCGCTCCTCGTTGCACTCGTCGGCTTGAACGGCGTCCTCACAAGCCAGTACATCAAGTCTACCATCACCTACTGCTTGCCCATGGCGCTCTGGGTGCAGAGGATGGGGTATCCGGCATCTCACCTACAACATGTTCGACACAATGCCATAACAGCGGCGTCACCCTGGCTTTGTGCTCAGCCATCGGACCACTTGCTATCCACAAGGGTTATTCCTCATGGCACACCAACAAGGGCTACTTATTTGAGCACAGCCAGGTCAGGTACATCACCAACGCCATGCTTCTGAACTCAATGGGTGTTGTTCTGTCTAGTCTAGCTACAACGATTCCTGATGTCCAAAAGGTGTTTGAGGGACTGCTTGCTTCTTATCCAGTAAAGCTATATCCCTTGCCTACTACTTTTGTTGACAAAGGACCACGGAAATCTATTCTCAATGTTGAGCATGTTGGCATCTTGCCAAAACCGCCATGGTCATTATTATGTCTAGAACATGGCAATTCCAAGGCATGGAGTTCAGGCTGGCATCAATTCAGTAAGACCTTTAGTTTGCAGCACACATTGGAAGGAAGACATGCAATCAGTCCACATGGTTCTCTAGATCAATTCCACAAATCCTTTGTTTCACAACATTGCTTGGAAGAATTATTGCTCAATGGTGTGCACTGTTCCATGAAGCTGATGGAAAGCCTTTTGATTGGGAAAATCGCTACCTATGTATCTGACAGTATGGCAACATGCTTATGGAGGATCCTACTAGCATCGATATGGCAACACAGAAATGAGTCATCCAGTTCATTGGTCAGCAATCAAATCATGCATTTTGCCATCCTGTATGCAAAACTTATGAATGAAGGTGCTAAAGATTTTCAGTTGGATGCATGCTTTTGGAGAGGCCTCACTTGCTACTCAGATGCTATTGTCAAGTTTGCTTCGTCTGGATATCTGCAAATTAATGACTTGGACCAGCGAAATGATATTGATAAGAACAAGTGGGTGCTGGATCTTGACCTCTACTGCTTTGTATTTGCATATGGAGTCCTACAGATGTGGCTCAAATTCAGCTTGTACTTGGCATGGTTGACCTATTCGTCAGAGAATGTGGCTGTGCATTCAAATGATCAGATTGCTCGAGCATTATTGAACAAAAGAGAGGTGTGGCTGAAGCACAGTAATTCTGGTAGTCCCATGTTTCAATCTACAAGCTCTGAAGTCTTCACCAGTGTGCTCCTAACAAAGCATCTTGTGCTTCAGTTTGGTGTTTCAGTTTGGTGCTTATTCAGTCAAGCAACTGATATGAAGCTGGACCAGATCAATGTGAGCTACAAGAAGCTGTTGATGATCTTTAGTTGGGGTGCAACTTATGGCTGCAAGGAGTTGATCATTTGCGTGGCTCTGGATGGGCAGCATGAGCTCCTTATCACCCTGATTAGTGCAAAGCCACAGTGCAAATGA